In Deltaproteobacteria bacterium, a single genomic region encodes these proteins:
- a CDS encoding wax ester/triacylglycerol synthase family O-acyltransferase encodes MKRLSGMDAAFLYGETPAVHMHTLKVAIVDAPQGDSNFLFSRLKHELTKRLHLMPLFKCKAVNVPLGLHHPIWADDPEFNISRHVRRLAVVAPGGQRELDDTIAQIAGRPLRRDRPLWEVWMLEGLPGNEIAYVAKIHHAIADGLASSTLLNQVMDPADGSSRVTPFPATPKEPSSTPSPTKLAWNALKQTPARAAGLPSLMSRTLQGTRRLIRHHRQDGDRLPGPFATEKTVLNTSIGPRRSFATTSIEFERLRVIKSFLNVTINDVVLALVSGALRDFLNTYDMCPEKPLIATVPVSIALNHGDMHTQGNKLSNLFTSLCTNIECPLERIRAIHLASVSAKQASDCMGTEILHEWAEYIPPLPYKAGLRLYSDLKLANRHRPPANVIVSNVRGPDRMLTVGGRKLKRFYSVGPILGGMGLNLTAWSYAGQLNVTALGNHQTLPHIHEITNRLEYALQDLEQAIAKAKAA; translated from the coding sequence ATGAAAAGACTCAGCGGAATGGATGCAGCGTTTCTTTATGGAGAAACCCCAGCTGTGCATATGCACACGCTTAAGGTGGCCATTGTTGATGCCCCACAGGGCGACAGCAACTTTTTGTTTTCTCGGCTTAAGCATGAGCTGACCAAGCGTCTTCACCTCATGCCCCTTTTTAAATGTAAGGCCGTAAATGTACCGCTTGGTCTTCATCACCCGATCTGGGCCGATGATCCAGAATTCAATATCAGTCGTCATGTGCGCAGACTTGCAGTGGTTGCTCCAGGAGGACAACGAGAACTAGACGATACCATCGCGCAAATCGCAGGGCGCCCACTACGGCGCGACCGGCCCCTCTGGGAAGTATGGATGCTTGAAGGATTGCCCGGCAACGAAATCGCTTATGTGGCTAAAATTCATCATGCGATTGCTGATGGTCTCGCGTCTTCAACACTTTTGAATCAGGTTATGGATCCAGCGGACGGCTCATCTCGTGTGACTCCGTTTCCCGCCACCCCAAAAGAGCCGAGTTCAACGCCATCTCCCACGAAACTGGCCTGGAATGCGCTTAAGCAAACCCCTGCCAGGGCAGCTGGACTTCCGAGTCTCATGTCGCGAACACTGCAAGGCACTCGCAGACTCATTCGCCACCACCGCCAGGATGGTGACCGTTTACCGGGACCTTTTGCTACAGAGAAGACAGTGCTCAATACATCAATCGGACCGCGGCGCTCATTTGCCACCACCAGTATTGAGTTTGAACGCTTACGGGTTATCAAAAGCTTTCTCAACGTGACCATCAATGATGTAGTCTTGGCATTGGTATCCGGCGCGCTAAGAGACTTTCTAAATACTTACGATATGTGTCCGGAGAAGCCCTTAATCGCTACAGTCCCGGTTTCTATCGCTCTCAACCACGGCGACATGCACACACAGGGCAACAAGCTGAGTAATCTCTTTACGTCGTTGTGTACCAACATCGAGTGCCCGCTCGAGCGTATTCGAGCGATTCATCTTGCCAGCGTAAGCGCGAAACAGGCAAGCGATTGCATGGGAACGGAGATTCTACACGAGTGGGCAGAGTACATTCCACCGCTTCCATATAAGGCTGGTCTTCGGCTTTACTCAGACCTAAAGCTTGCCAATCGGCACCGTCCGCCCGCGAACGTTATCGTGTCCAATGTAAGAGGGCCTGACCGCATGTTGACCGTAGGCGGTAGAAAGCTCAAACGCTTCTATTCTGTAGGTCCCATCTTAGGCGGCATGGGTCTGAACCTCACTGCTTGGAGCTACGCCGGGCAATTGAATGTAACTGCCTTGGGCAACCACCAGACGTTGCCTCATATTCATGAGATTACAAATCGATTGGAATATGCTCTACAAGATTTAGAGCAAGCCATTGCGAAAGCAAAAGCGGCTTAG
- a CDS encoding CAP domain-containing protein, with product MSLRVPIVSQPPDSLLRKVMKIKLFYLFLAFAMLIPQGILAAGDSALDEQEVEFLRIINEYREANGAPCLTPSPTMNDAATYMSGAMGEQGFFDHNEPPCDDAGDICTGRDPFDRITAFGHDQWTSAAENIAAGNASAEATFEQWRTSPGHNENMLDRSFTSIGIGRVYIENSYFGWYWTNNFSNWVDGTGDCSGEGGSEGETPDSGGEENNTETGDGVTDEGSGIDSDDGVEASCRQTGPTLWMWMLAGVFFLRRKEREPVRVKIS from the coding sequence ATGAGCTTGAGGGTGCCTATAGTTAGCCAACCCCCGGACTCCCTTTTGAGGAAAGTAATGAAAATAAAGTTGTTCTATCTGTTTTTGGCTTTCGCAATGCTGATTCCTCAAGGCATTTTGGCGGCTGGAGATTCTGCACTCGATGAACAAGAGGTTGAGTTTCTTCGAATCATCAACGAGTACCGTGAAGCCAATGGAGCACCATGCCTAACGCCATCGCCTACGATGAACGATGCGGCCACTTACATGAGTGGCGCGATGGGTGAGCAAGGTTTTTTCGACCACAACGAACCGCCTTGTGATGATGCCGGTGATATCTGTACGGGTCGAGATCCCTTTGATCGAATCACTGCATTTGGTCATGACCAATGGACAAGCGCCGCTGAGAATATCGCCGCAGGCAACGCTTCTGCGGAAGCTACCTTTGAGCAGTGGCGAACAAGTCCCGGTCACAATGAAAATATGCTGGACCGAAGCTTTACTTCCATTGGAATTGGCCGAGTCTATATTGAAAACTCATATTTCGGTTGGTACTGGACCAACAATTTCTCGAATTGGGTAGATGGTACCGGTGACTGTTCTGGAGAGGGTGGCTCTGAGGGCGAAACCCCAGACTCCGGCGGTGAAGAAAACAACACTGAAACAGGTGATGGTGTTACGGACGAAGGTTCAGGCATCGATTCGGACGATGGGGTTGAGGCTAGCTGCCGACAAACAGGACCCACTCTGTGGATGTGGATGTTGGCCGGTGTATTTTTTCTACGCCGCAAAGAGCGTGAACCGGTCCGAGTAAAAATTTCCTAA